A genome region from candidate division KSB1 bacterium includes the following:
- a CDS encoding SpoIVB peptidase S55 domain-containing protein, which produces MNRIFIYSFVVFLMAGSLAFGTDWDLPVMGLDEIEPGMQGVGRTVYYGQTIEEFQVEILDIVRNQYPDFDIILARLAGEQAEKNGVVSGMSGSPVYIDGKLIGAIAYRMGTFLKEPITGIMPIENMLRLDKLNAHHSREWKALNGFGNRYLQACLSGGGDSLWIDLLSQAASTRSVFAPIETPLVFSGIQPEFIEPFQDVLSKMGFTSSAGGTRVSLVDSAEVLQPGSAVSTVLIAGDAGIAATGTVTAVSDGKLLAFGHPVFSLGAINLPLYGARIHWTVPSLMGSNKMATPTQLLGVFRQDRMSGVLGDLNEMPQWVPVSLQTQSPYGEDQQFEFKMAWDPSLNHLLPFYLRIALVQALNVSRYAGGQHSVRLKGFVELVSGEKIEFDDLFSSNQRFGYSATGTDFVQASDLVTSALGALMINDFEAPRVKRVELETRTLPGKWKTRIESIWLDKTTVEPGDTVFVTVSLRDTRERRSTIIRPLVIPRHINARRASILVGGGLYLAQYESKVNRELFVPHSFDDLLRILEERRKPQNLALQLRGTGNHLVVEGQRMLSVPPSVMNVMDNRGRSQNGARLHDYAYLEDIVELDQVVYGIKRHVISIEPTGNGGASGNQNSNR; this is translated from the coding sequence ATGAACCGAATTTTTATCTACAGTTTTGTTGTTTTTTTAATGGCCGGCTCTCTTGCTTTCGGGACCGATTGGGATCTGCCCGTCATGGGGCTGGACGAGATCGAACCCGGTATGCAGGGAGTGGGGCGCACCGTGTATTACGGACAGACCATCGAAGAGTTTCAGGTGGAAATTCTGGATATTGTCCGCAACCAATATCCGGATTTTGATATCATCCTGGCGCGGCTTGCCGGAGAACAGGCGGAGAAGAATGGTGTGGTAAGCGGCATGAGCGGCAGTCCGGTCTATATTGACGGCAAGCTAATTGGAGCGATCGCCTATCGTATGGGCACGTTTCTCAAAGAGCCGATCACCGGGATCATGCCGATTGAAAATATGCTGCGTCTGGACAAATTGAATGCTCATCATTCGAGGGAATGGAAGGCTCTGAACGGTTTTGGAAATCGATATCTGCAGGCTTGTTTGAGCGGCGGAGGCGATTCTCTGTGGATTGATCTTTTAAGTCAGGCGGCATCCACACGTTCGGTGTTTGCGCCTATTGAAACGCCGCTTGTGTTTTCCGGAATTCAGCCTGAGTTTATCGAACCGTTTCAGGATGTCTTGTCAAAAATGGGATTTACGTCTTCCGCAGGCGGGACTCGGGTGTCTCTGGTCGACAGCGCCGAGGTTCTGCAGCCCGGTTCTGCCGTCTCTACTGTATTGATCGCCGGTGACGCCGGGATCGCAGCCACGGGCACGGTCACAGCGGTTTCGGACGGAAAACTGCTGGCCTTTGGGCATCCCGTGTTCAGTCTGGGAGCCATCAACCTGCCGCTGTACGGCGCCCGCATTCACTGGACGGTTCCCAGTTTAATGGGGTCCAACAAAATGGCCACACCTACGCAGCTTTTGGGAGTTTTTCGACAGGACAGAATGTCCGGTGTGCTTGGTGATTTGAATGAGATGCCCCAATGGGTGCCGGTATCCTTGCAGACGCAGTCGCCCTATGGAGAGGATCAACAATTTGAATTCAAAATGGCCTGGGACCCGTCCCTGAACCATCTGCTTCCCTTTTATCTGCGTATTGCTTTGGTGCAGGCGCTGAACGTCTCCCGTTATGCGGGCGGACAGCATTCTGTGCGTTTAAAAGGATTTGTAGAACTGGTGTCCGGTGAAAAAATAGAGTTTGATGATTTGTTTTCGTCAAATCAACGATTCGGTTATTCGGCAACCGGCACGGATTTTGTCCAGGCTTCTGATCTTGTGACATCGGCATTGGGCGCTTTGATGATCAATGATTTTGAGGCGCCGCGCGTCAAGCGGGTTGAACTGGAAACCCGGACCCTGCCCGGTAAGTGGAAAACCCGTATCGAGTCGATCTGGCTGGACAAAACAACCGTAGAACCGGGGGATACCGTTTTTGTTACGGTTTCTCTGCGTGATACCCGCGAACGCCGTTCCACGATTATACGTCCGCTGGTCATTCCGCGTCACATCAATGCCCGGCGTGCAAGTATTCTGGTCGGCGGAGGACTCTATCTGGCGCAGTATGAATCCAAGGTGAATCGGGAGCTTTTTGTACCGCATTCATTTGATGATTTGCTGCGTATTCTTGAGGAGCGGCGAAAACCTCAAAATCTGGCGCTGCAGCTGCGCGGAACGGGTAACCATCTGGTGGTGGAGGGTCAGCGTATGCTGTCGGTTCCTCCTTCTGTGATGAACGTCATGGACAACCGGGGCCGCAGTCAGAACGGCGCCCGGTTGCATGATTACGCCTATCTTGAAGATATTGTCGAACTTGATCAGGTTGTCTACGGTATCAAGCGTCATGTCATTTCTATTGAACCGACAGGCAACGGCGGCGCATCCGGTAATCAAAACAGCAATCGGTAA
- a CDS encoding sugar phosphate isomerase/epimerase, with product MKRNIAILLLAMIGLLITVPVNAENTDTAYDGWKLAVQAYSFKEFTFMETLEKLDSLGVRYLEAYSGQTLCDTIPDVRFGPQMPDSLKEWVRGKLEQAGIQLINFGVVGLSKDKAANVKVFEFANYFGIGTIISEPPFNALKLIDRQCKEYDIRVAIHNHPKPSRYWNPQIVLKALKGRSSYLGVCGDTGHWMRSGIRPETAVDFLGNRLMCFHLKDLNAFGNKDAHDVHWGLGELGFKEFLAQLHNMGFHGSFSVEYEYHWLDSLPEIRQCVDAFNRIAATLPSETSVKDDEL from the coding sequence ATGAAGCGAAATATTGCTATACTGCTGCTTGCCATGATCGGCTTGCTGATCACCGTTCCGGTCAATGCCGAGAATACGGACACTGCCTATGACGGGTGGAAGCTTGCTGTGCAGGCCTATTCCTTTAAAGAATTTACATTTATGGAAACGCTCGAAAAACTGGATTCGCTGGGGGTGCGTTATTTGGAAGCGTATAGCGGGCAAACACTTTGCGATACCATCCCCGATGTGAGGTTTGGACCTCAAATGCCCGACAGCCTGAAAGAATGGGTGCGGGGAAAACTTGAGCAAGCGGGTATTCAGCTGATTAATTTTGGGGTCGTCGGTCTTTCCAAAGATAAAGCTGCCAATGTCAAGGTGTTTGAATTTGCAAATTATTTTGGCATCGGCACCATTATTTCCGAGCCTCCTTTTAATGCCCTCAAATTGATTGACCGCCAATGTAAAGAATATGATATCCGCGTGGCTATTCACAATCATCCCAAACCGTCCCGTTACTGGAATCCACAGATCGTGCTCAAGGCATTAAAGGGCCGCAGCTCGTATCTGGGAGTATGTGGTGATACGGGGCACTGGATGCGTTCCGGCATTCGGCCGGAGACTGCTGTGGACTTTTTGGGAAACCGGCTGATGTGTTTTCATCTCAAGGACCTGAATGCATTTGGAAACAAGGATGCACATGATGTGCACTGGGGCTTGGGAGAGCTTGGCTTTAAAGAATTTTTAGCGCAGCTGCATAATATGGGGTTTCATGGGAGCTTTTCCGTGGAATATGAGTATCATTGGTTAGACTCGTTGCCTGAAATTCGGCAATGTGTTGATGCATTCAATAGAATCGCCGCAACCTTACCATCAGAAACAAGTGTAAAGGATGATGAATTATGA
- a CDS encoding CPXCG motif-containing cysteine-rich protein, with protein sequence MNEGLWSQQVFCPYCGESIELLVDISVSRQSYIEDCPVCCRPITVQVQINADEIPVVTPYREDD encoded by the coding sequence ATGAACGAGGGGCTTTGGTCACAACAGGTTTTCTGTCCGTATTGCGGGGAATCCATTGAACTGTTGGTGGATATATCCGTGTCCCGGCAATCCTATATAGAAGATTGCCCGGTCTGTTGCCGACCCATTACCGTTCAGGTGCAGATAAATGCAGATGAAATACCTGTGGTGACCCCATATCGCGAGGATGACTGA
- a CDS encoding arylsulfatase, translating to MKLSRRRFIKSAAALSATFFPGLVRSCRSQPNIVLVVADDLGYGDLSCYGQKKFETPNLDRMAAEGMRFTQHYSGSTVCAPSRCCLMTGMHTGHAQIRGNKEIQPIGQYPLKAGTLTLARLLQQAGYKTGMFGKWGLGYPGSSGDPLNQGFDTFFGYNCQRNAHSFYPSYLYHDKDRVPLDGQTYSHDLIIEKAFEFIKNNQDNRFFCYLPVTIPHASMHAPPDLHCKWRKKLPQFDDVTADYGGPIVRNPVAAFPAMVTHLDNQIGSLFPLLKKLNLDNNTLVLFTSDNGPHQEGGHRPDFWDSNGSFSGYKQDLLEGGIRTPLIARWPGQIPAGSISEHVCAFWDYLPTLADFAGVQAPSDIDGISMRYSLLQWPVEKQEHSYLYWESRRLGGQQAIRYKQYKGIRRKIRKDVPSPVEIYNLETDPAEQNDISDEHPELILAFRTLFKTARTPSKLFPLFEYEKEM from the coding sequence ATGAAACTTTCCAGACGCCGGTTTATAAAATCAGCTGCGGCATTGAGCGCCACTTTCTTCCCGGGACTTGTTCGATCCTGCAGATCACAGCCAAACATCGTTCTGGTCGTCGCGGACGACCTGGGCTATGGCGATTTAAGCTGTTATGGGCAGAAAAAATTCGAAACACCAAATCTTGACCGAATGGCCGCGGAGGGTATGCGCTTTACTCAGCATTACAGCGGCAGCACGGTATGTGCACCTTCCCGCTGCTGCCTGATGACAGGCATGCACACCGGCCATGCACAGATACGCGGCAATAAAGAAATTCAGCCCATCGGCCAATACCCGCTCAAAGCGGGTACCTTGACGCTGGCGAGGCTTTTACAACAGGCCGGTTACAAAACCGGAATGTTCGGCAAGTGGGGTCTGGGGTATCCGGGAAGCTCAGGAGACCCCTTGAACCAGGGATTTGATACCTTTTTCGGATACAATTGCCAGCGCAACGCCCATAGTTTTTACCCCTCTTATTTGTATCACGATAAAGACAGAGTCCCTCTTGACGGCCAGACTTATTCCCATGACCTGATTATCGAAAAGGCGTTCGAGTTTATCAAAAACAATCAGGACAACCGGTTTTTCTGTTATCTGCCGGTCACCATTCCGCATGCCTCCATGCATGCCCCCCCCGATCTGCACTGCAAATGGCGGAAGAAATTACCTCAATTCGATGACGTCACAGCGGATTACGGCGGCCCGATCGTCCGCAACCCGGTCGCCGCTTTTCCAGCCATGGTAACTCATCTGGATAATCAAATCGGCAGTCTGTTTCCGCTCTTAAAGAAGCTCAATCTTGACAATAATACACTGGTCTTGTTTACCAGCGACAACGGTCCACACCAGGAAGGCGGGCATCGGCCGGATTTCTGGGACAGCAACGGATCGTTTTCCGGCTATAAACAAGATCTTCTGGAAGGCGGTATCCGCACTCCGCTGATTGCGCGCTGGCCGGGTCAAATACCCGCCGGCAGCATCAGTGAACATGTATGTGCTTTTTGGGATTACTTGCCTACTCTCGCAGACTTTGCAGGGGTACAGGCGCCTTCCGATATCGACGGTATATCCATGCGTTACTCGCTCTTGCAGTGGCCCGTGGAAAAACAGGAACACAGCTATCTGTATTGGGAATCTCGTCGTCTGGGTGGACAACAGGCCATACGCTACAAGCAATACAAAGGGATTCGGCGAAAAATACGCAAAGATGTCCCCTCTCCTGTCGAGATTTATAATCTCGAAACTGATCCGGCGGAACAGAATGACATCTCTGACGAACACCCGGAACTGATTCTGGCATTTCGCACATTATTCAAAACAGCCCGCACGCCATCTAAACTCTTTCCCCTGTTCGAGTACGAAAAAGAAATGTAA
- a CDS encoding Gfo/Idh/MocA family oxidoreductase: MDKHQCTRRSFISKSLLTAATVSIVPSHVLGKSHTAPSDRVRVAGIGISGMGKRNLEQLAPIADIVALCDVDFERAAPIFKTYPKAKIYNDFRKMLDKEPSIDAVVIATPDHTHAVIAMAAMKRGKHVYCQKPLTHTVEEAQKLAGAAKEYGVVTQMGNQGHAREGAFLLNEWIAAGAIGEVQKVHCWTNRPIWPQGVEAPQEIVSVPPTFDWDLWQGPAEWRPYHPALTHFVWRGWKDYGVGALGDMGAHIIDHPYWALNLGYPERVQATSTDLFDASYPNACVVKYQFAAKNGRGPVDLWWYDGGLKPMRPECMEPGRRLGGSGILYQGTKGVMMQESHGGVPRIVPETKMREFEVPEKTLKRSPGIHEEWIEAIVNGGQSSTDFSYSGPLTETMLLGNIAILTSDQNTVLEWDDRARRFTNLKAANALLSKEYRKGWSLEDM, encoded by the coding sequence ATGGATAAGCATCAGTGCACCCGCCGATCTTTTATAAGTAAAAGCTTGCTGACTGCAGCAACGGTTTCAATTGTACCTTCTCATGTATTGGGCAAATCTCATACAGCGCCCAGCGACCGGGTGCGTGTTGCCGGTATCGGGATCAGCGGGATGGGCAAGCGCAATCTGGAACAACTGGCTCCTATCGCAGATATTGTAGCGCTGTGCGATGTTGATTTTGAGCGTGCCGCCCCTATATTTAAAACCTACCCCAAAGCCAAAATATATAATGATTTTCGGAAAATGCTGGATAAAGAACCCTCTATTGACGCTGTGGTTATTGCAACTCCGGACCATACGCACGCTGTTATTGCGATGGCGGCCATGAAACGCGGCAAACACGTGTACTGTCAAAAACCGTTGACACATACGGTGGAAGAGGCACAAAAACTGGCAGGCGCGGCCAAAGAGTACGGTGTGGTAACGCAAATGGGAAACCAGGGGCATGCCAGGGAGGGGGCGTTTTTACTGAATGAATGGATTGCTGCCGGTGCTATTGGTGAGGTCCAGAAAGTGCATTGCTGGACGAATCGTCCGATCTGGCCACAGGGCGTTGAAGCGCCCCAAGAGATTGTCTCGGTTCCCCCCACTTTTGACTGGGACCTGTGGCAGGGCCCGGCGGAATGGCGGCCCTATCATCCGGCGCTGACGCATTTTGTCTGGCGCGGCTGGAAAGATTACGGAGTGGGAGCCCTCGGAGATATGGGAGCGCACATCATCGACCATCCGTACTGGGCTCTAAATCTGGGCTACCCCGAACGCGTGCAAGCCACCTCTACTGATTTGTTTGATGCGAGCTATCCCAATGCTTGCGTGGTCAAATACCAGTTTGCAGCTAAAAACGGACGTGGACCCGTTGATCTGTGGTGGTACGACGGCGGATTAAAGCCGATGCGTCCCGAGTGTATGGAGCCCGGACGCCGTCTGGGCGGTTCAGGTATTTTGTATCAGGGTACAAAAGGTGTGATGATGCAGGAATCGCACGGCGGTGTGCCGCGTATTGTGCCGGAAACAAAAATGCGCGAGTTTGAGGTGCCGGAAAAGACTCTGAAACGCTCGCCCGGGATACATGAAGAATGGATCGAGGCGATTGTGAACGGCGGACAATCGTCTACGGATTTCAGTTATTCCGGTCCTCTGACGGAAACCATGCTGCTGGGCAATATTGCCATCTTGACCAGCGATCAGAATACCGTTCTGGAATGGGATGACCGGGCCAGACGGTTTACCAATCTAAAAGCCGCCAATGCGCTGTTGAGCAAAGAGTATCGAAAAGGCTGGTCGCTCGAAGACATGTAA
- a CDS encoding bifunctional oligoribonuclease/PAP phosphatase NrnA — protein sequence MNWTLFQRFLEDKSLIILSTHLNPDGDGLGSELALADYCRQQGVQYRIINVDPTPRYFQFLDPEKKIEVYDASVHNAVFRQADALLLLDVSELDRIGAIKTQSRAAGLETGCVDHHIYTGPEYDLQLIDTTASSTGELVFRLLDHLGADWTRTIVQSLYTCILTDTGSFRFSNTTAFTHRMAARLIENGADYSRIYQQIYESDSPGLFQLKGKLLTRLHYECKGRFVWYVLSQALLCETGVELQETEGFSDIPRRLRDAEISIMFTELGENLTKASFRSKGRIPVNELARRFGGGGHQFASGASFEQPLKAVVERVVRAACEYMNRRDQQMECS from the coding sequence ATGAACTGGACTTTATTTCAGCGGTTTCTCGAGGATAAATCCCTGATTATCCTCAGCACACACCTGAATCCGGATGGTGATGGTTTGGGTAGCGAATTGGCTCTTGCGGATTACTGCCGGCAGCAGGGGGTGCAATACCGAATTATCAATGTCGATCCCACTCCTCGCTATTTTCAATTTCTTGATCCTGAAAAAAAGATTGAGGTTTACGATGCTTCTGTCCACAATGCCGTGTTTAGGCAGGCGGATGCTCTGTTGCTGCTGGATGTGAGCGAACTTGACCGAATCGGCGCCATTAAAACGCAGAGTCGGGCCGCCGGACTCGAGACAGGTTGTGTGGATCACCATATTTACACCGGACCTGAATATGATCTGCAGCTCATTGACACAACGGCGTCGTCTACAGGTGAACTGGTGTTCCGGCTGCTGGATCATCTGGGCGCGGACTGGACCCGAACGATTGTGCAGTCGTTGTACACCTGTATTCTGACGGATACCGGCTCATTCCGGTTTTCCAACACAACGGCATTCACACACCGAATGGCGGCGCGCCTGATAGAGAACGGCGCTGATTACAGCCGGATTTATCAACAGATTTATGAAAGCGACTCGCCGGGACTGTTTCAGTTAAAGGGTAAATTACTGACCCGGCTGCATTATGAATGCAAAGGCCGGTTTGTCTGGTATGTATTGAGTCAAGCGTTATTGTGTGAAACCGGGGTCGAGCTGCAGGAAACGGAAGGCTTTTCGGATATACCGCGCCGTCTACGGGATGCCGAAATCAGTATCATGTTCACGGAACTGGGTGAAAATCTGACCAAGGCCAGTTTTCGATCCAAAGGACGTATTCCCGTCAATGAGCTGGCCCGACGGTTTGGCGGCGGCGGACATCAGTTTGCCTCCGGCGCCAGCTTTGAGCAACCGCTGAAAGCGGTTGTGGAACGGGTGGTTCGTGCCGCGTGTGAGTATATGAACCGCCGGGATCAGCAAATGGAGTGCAGCTGA
- a CDS encoding class I SAM-dependent methyltransferase, protein MIFVPQQYWLSSAEEKAEYDLHQNEAQDPGYRRFLSRLTVPLMSKLSPGATGLDFGCGPGPALSAMLEEQGYNMVQYDPFYADDPSVQNRRYDFICATEVVEHLKAPKQTFEQLFSMLKPDGWLGVMTKRVRDQEAFRNWHYIRDLTHICFYSKKTFTYLARTFNAGLEFAGDDVLLLNSQKDESMNNKPNPIRK, encoded by the coding sequence TTGATATTTGTCCCGCAACAATACTGGCTGAGCTCTGCAGAGGAAAAAGCCGAATATGATCTGCATCAGAACGAGGCACAGGACCCCGGTTACCGCCGCTTCCTCTCCCGCCTCACCGTCCCTCTCATGAGCAAATTATCTCCAGGAGCCACCGGCCTGGATTTCGGCTGCGGCCCAGGTCCGGCGCTGTCCGCCATGCTTGAGGAACAGGGATATAACATGGTTCAGTACGATCCGTTCTATGCCGATGACCCGTCTGTTCAGAATCGCCGTTATGATTTCATCTGCGCCACCGAAGTCGTGGAACATCTGAAAGCGCCCAAGCAGACCTTTGAGCAGCTGTTCTCAATGCTCAAACCGGACGGCTGGCTGGGTGTGATGACCAAACGGGTGCGCGACCAGGAGGCGTTTCGCAACTGGCACTATATCCGCGATCTCACCCATATTTGTTTTTACAGCAAAAAAACGTTTACGTATCTCGCTCGGACATTCAACGCCGGGCTCGAATTTGCGGGGGATGATGTACTTTTATTGAACAGTCAAAAAGACGAGAGCATGAATAATAAGCCTAACCCGATACGGAAATAG
- a CDS encoding Gfo/Idh/MocA family oxidoreductase, which produces MSEQSRTPETKKENKAASDKKINRRDFVQGLAAVPALGAFAAAYYQKHSEKMEKAIVREPAESGRELNVALLGAGAQGQVLMNACLRIPGIRFRAVCDIWAEYNQKRAVRLLQKYKHDVTGYEDYREMLDQEKDLDAVIIATPDFWHARHTIDCLNAGLHVYCEKEMSNKLDDAYRMVMAARETGKLLQIGHQRRSNPRYIHAFDKLLGEADILGRITSINGQWNRAVQPDLGWPQRYAIDPQRLKKYGFDSMHQFRNWRWYKGLGGGPIVDLGSHQIDIYNWFLNSTPKSVMASGGTDYYDKATHEWYDTVLAIYEYETAEGPVRAFYQTLTNNSSEGYFENFLGDQGTLHISESANRGSVYREPSAPQWDEWVRKGYLTKPEKVETPGSSAVLDVRETIAPDKHDIPVTLTDPYHQPHLENFFNSVRGDDTLNCPAEIGYETAVTVLKVNDAVEAGRTLSFKSDAFHV; this is translated from the coding sequence ATGAGTGAACAATCCAGAACGCCTGAAACAAAAAAAGAAAACAAAGCTGCATCGGACAAAAAAATAAACCGTCGTGATTTTGTGCAGGGCCTGGCTGCGGTACCGGCGCTCGGTGCATTTGCCGCTGCGTATTATCAAAAGCATAGCGAAAAAATGGAAAAAGCAATCGTGCGAGAACCGGCTGAATCCGGCCGTGAACTCAATGTTGCTTTGTTGGGCGCCGGCGCCCAGGGTCAAGTGCTGATGAACGCCTGTCTGCGTATACCCGGTATTCGATTTCGCGCTGTTTGTGATATTTGGGCTGAATATAATCAAAAGCGTGCGGTGCGGCTGCTGCAGAAATACAAACATGATGTGACCGGTTATGAAGATTATCGGGAAATGCTGGACCAGGAAAAAGATCTGGATGCGGTCATTATTGCCACACCGGATTTCTGGCACGCCCGGCATACCATCGACTGTCTGAATGCCGGTTTGCATGTGTATTGCGAAAAAGAAATGTCCAACAAGCTGGATGATGCGTATCGGATGGTGATGGCGGCGCGGGAAACCGGCAAATTGCTGCAAATCGGGCATCAGCGGCGCAGCAATCCGCGTTATATTCACGCTTTTGACAAGCTGCTGGGTGAAGCCGATATCCTCGGCCGCATCACATCGATAAACGGCCAGTGGAACCGTGCGGTTCAGCCTGACCTGGGCTGGCCGCAACGCTACGCCATCGATCCTCAACGTCTGAAAAAATACGGATTCGACTCGATGCATCAATTCCGCAACTGGCGCTGGTACAAGGGACTTGGCGGCGGTCCGATTGTGGATCTCGGTTCTCATCAAATTGATATTTATAACTGGTTTTTGAACAGCACGCCGAAATCCGTTATGGCGAGCGGTGGCACGGATTATTACGATAAAGCCACGCATGAATGGTACGATACCGTGCTGGCGATTTACGAATACGAAACCGCCGAGGGTCCGGTGCGCGCATTTTATCAAACGCTGACCAATAACAGCAGTGAGGGTTATTTTGAAAACTTTTTAGGTGATCAGGGTACGCTGCACATCTCCGAATCTGCAAATCGCGGTTCGGTATACCGTGAGCCCTCAGCGCCGCAGTGGGATGAATGGGTGCGCAAAGGCTATTTGACCAAACCGGAAAAAGTGGAAACTCCGGGTTCCAGTGCTGTACTCGATGTGCGGGAAACGATTGCTCCGGATAAACATGATATTCCGGTGACATTGACAGACCCCTATCATCAGCCGCATCTGGAAAACTTTTTCAACAGCGTGCGCGGAGACGACACGCTCAACTGTCCGGCGGAGATCGGTTATGAAACAGCTGTGACGGTATTAAAGGTGAACGATGCGGTTGAAGCGGGCCGCACGCTGAGTTTTAAATCCGATGCTTTTCATGTTTGA
- a CDS encoding IS1380 family transposase, protein MKKKTNSKQVKISKIEVTTEKMSGRGGLFFFIKYVENIGFFKLFEQCLGSLKGSAKGISCFQFIKQVVGWFIDGTDRSMLGFDRRKNDDAYAALLENEPWHMATSHQIKRMFRRLGFVGQWLFRSILLKLFIWRLHVEKPKVIILFADTVVFDNDDAQKRQGVKPTYKKKKGFQPLQISWGPYVVDALFRPGNVHCNHGTDLRKAVGRLVKAIRTHYADVPIILLKDSGFLDDKNFRFFEERLGIHYACSGKLYKGIKQYVKEVPVDRFHLYQMSWSFVEFGNRLDTWSTFRRCIFTSQETEDNGQMTFDFARPDNVIYTNIGQNKECDEKLVQAVGDDYLKAEKIIELDHSRGKGELVHRSQKDFVVCEQLPFKGFGMNRAFYYIFLMSHFLYEAFKRDMTQDVLPVTSYPSTFRRTVIDFAVKIISTSQQVILKVTQATYDALKIPLLWQAIREQKPAFMT, encoded by the coding sequence ATGAAGAAAAAAACCAATTCAAAGCAAGTAAAAATTTCAAAAATCGAGGTCACAACTGAAAAAATGAGCGGGCGCGGCGGCCTGTTTTTCTTTATCAAATATGTCGAAAACATTGGTTTTTTCAAGCTTTTCGAACAATGTCTTGGTTCTCTAAAAGGTTCGGCCAAGGGCATTAGTTGCTTTCAGTTTATTAAACAAGTTGTGGGCTGGTTCATTGATGGCACCGACCGTTCCATGTTAGGCTTTGATCGACGTAAAAACGACGACGCTTATGCCGCGCTCCTAGAGAATGAGCCTTGGCACATGGCGACATCGCATCAGATAAAGAGAATGTTTCGCCGACTTGGTTTTGTCGGACAATGGCTCTTTCGTTCTATTTTGCTCAAGCTTTTTATCTGGCGCCTTCATGTTGAAAAGCCCAAAGTGATCATATTATTCGCTGATACGGTGGTCTTTGACAATGACGATGCCCAAAAACGTCAAGGCGTTAAGCCAACTTATAAGAAGAAAAAGGGCTTTCAGCCGCTGCAAATCAGCTGGGGGCCTTATGTGGTGGATGCATTGTTCCGTCCTGGCAATGTGCACTGCAATCATGGGACAGATTTGAGAAAAGCTGTTGGACGTTTGGTCAAAGCGATTCGAACCCATTATGCTGATGTGCCAATCATACTGCTTAAAGACAGCGGTTTTTTAGATGATAAGAATTTCAGATTTTTTGAAGAACGCCTCGGCATTCATTATGCGTGCAGCGGAAAGCTCTATAAGGGTATTAAACAATATGTTAAAGAAGTTCCTGTTGATCGATTTCACTTGTATCAAATGTCGTGGTCGTTTGTTGAATTTGGTAACCGGCTTGACACGTGGTCTACATTTCGGCGATGCATTTTCACATCACAAGAAACCGAAGATAATGGCCAGATGACCTTTGATTTTGCTCGACCGGACAATGTGATTTATACAAACATTGGCCAGAATAAAGAATGTGATGAAAAGCTGGTGCAGGCAGTTGGCGATGACTATTTAAAGGCGGAAAAGATCATTGAATTGGATCATAGTCGCGGCAAGGGTGAACTTGTTCATCGTTCACAAAAGGATTTTGTCGTATGCGAGCAGCTTCCCTTTAAAGGCTTTGGAATGAACAGAGCCTTTTATTACATTTTTTTGATGAGTCATTTTCTATACGAAGCTTTCAAGCGTGATATGACCCAGGATGTGTTACCGGTTACGAGCTATCCCAGCACTTTTCGCCGGACTGTAATTGATTTTGCTGTCAAGATAATATCGACGAGTCAACAGGTAATCTTGAAAGTCACCCAAGCTACTTATGATGCATTAAAAATTCCACTTTTATGGCAGGCGATTCGCGAACAAAAACCAGCTTTCATGACATAG
- a CDS encoding DUF1858 domain-containing protein, with amino-acid sequence MAKPDITPRIKISELLKAFPELEDELIRRVPAFKKLKNPVLRRTVAKVTSLQQAARVGEVPVESLVNNLRQAVGQPALEISETGGETGEKPHWLEDRKIVKTVNAAQLLEKGDYPYSQIQAELKQVESGSILKLTSEFLPMPMMDKLKEQGIPVWSERQGELYALYVYKS; translated from the coding sequence ATGGCAAAACCGGATATTACCCCGCGTATCAAAATATCAGAATTGCTGAAGGCTTTTCCGGAACTGGAGGATGAATTGATCCGGCGGGTTCCGGCATTCAAAAAATTAAAGAATCCGGTGCTGCGACGAACCGTCGCCAAAGTTACCAGTCTGCAACAGGCCGCCAGGGTCGGTGAGGTACCGGTGGAATCCCTGGTAAACAATTTGCGGCAGGCGGTCGGACAACCGGCGCTGGAGATATCGGAAACAGGCGGCGAAACCGGGGAAAAACCGCACTGGTTGGAGGATCGGAAAATCGTCAAAACGGTGAACGCCGCTCAACTGCTTGAAAAAGGGGATTACCCTTACAGTCAGATTCAGGCCGAGTTGAAGCAAGTCGAAAGCGGTTCCATTCTAAAGCTTACGTCTGAATTTCTTCCCATGCCCATGATGGATAAGCTGAAAGAACAGGGTATACCTGTCTGGTCGGAACGGCAGGGAGAATTGTACGCGCTTTATGTGTACAAGAGTTGA